TCGCCGACGTCCGCTCCGGCGCCGACGTGCGGGTGACGTTCGATCGCGCGGGGCCGCTGACCGCGGCCCGCCCGGCCGAGTCGGCGCTGCCGTACGGGCAGGTCGACGGCGCCGCCGACGCCGTCGGGGTGCTGTCCACCGGCGCCCGCATCGGCGACGAGAGCACGGCGCTGCTGGCGCTGCCGGCCGCCGGCCTGAGCGAGGTCGTCGAGGGCCGCGACGACGTGTTCCCCGCCGGCCGCGTGGCCGCCGCGGTCGCGCCCGCGGAGCCGCCGCTGGCCGGCCTGGAGCTGCCCGAGGGCACCGAGCGGCTGGAGGTCGACGCGACCGGCGTCGCCGCGGCGACGCTGCTGGTCGCCGACTCCGGCGGGGTGCTGGCCCAGGCCGTCGTCGAGGACGGCGTTGCGGCCGTGCCCGCCGGGTTCGGCACCGTGGTCGCCGCCGACCTCGCCCTCGCCGTGGCCGGTGAGAGCGAGCCGGCCGTGACGGCGGTGCGCGCGGTCGACGCGTCCGGGACGGCCACCGACGTGCCGCTGGACGGCGCCGGCGTGTGGCAGCCGCAGGCCGAGGCCAGCTACCGCGTCGACGCCGCCGAGCCCGGCACGGCGTCGCCGTTGTCGGCCGCGACGGTCGCGTTCCGGCCCGGCGCCACCGTGCGGCTGACCCCGCCGGCCGCCACCGGCGAGCCGGTGCCCGTCGCCGCTACGGGAGACGCGCTGGACCAGTTCGGCCTTCGGATCGGTGACCCGGTGACCCTGCACGTCGTCGGCGCCCGGCTCGACGCGCGGGTGGTCGAGGAGGTGCCGGTCGTGCCCGGCGTGGCCGGTCCGGTCGCGTTCGTGGCCGACCTCCCCAGCGTCACGGCCACGCTGCTGCGGGTCGCGGACCGGCCGCAGCGGATCACCGAGGTCTGGCTGAGCGCCTCCGGCGGCGACACCGCGGCGCTGGCCGCCGCGGTCGAGGACGCCGGACTGGCCGGGGCGGCCGAGGTGACCGACCGCGACACCGTCCGCTCCGGGCTGCTCGACCACGGCCTCGCCCGGCACGTCGTGCCGGCGTTCTGGTCGGTGGCCGTGGCGGCGGTGGTGCTGACGGCGATCGGCGCGGTCGCCTCGGCGGCGACCTTGCGGCGGCAGCGGCGCGGCGAGCTGGCCGTGCTGCGCGTCGTGGGCGTGGCGCCGTCGGAGCAGGCGCGGTCGCGGCGCATCGAGCAGGCCGGCATGGGGCTGCTGGCGATGGTGGCGGGCGCGGCGGGCGGGGTGGTGGTCGCCGCGCTGACGGTGACGGTGCTGGCCCGCGCCGCGACGTCCGGGGTGCCGCAGGCGCTGGACCCGGTCGGCGGCGCCAGCCTGGGCGCGCTGGCCGTGTTCGGGGTCGCGCTGGCCGGAGTGGTCGCCGCGGTGGCGCTGCTGCAGGCCTCGCGGGCCGGACGAGACGCGGCCGCGGCCGTGCCCGGGGAGGAGCGGCGATGAACGAGCCTCGTCGCGCGGGGTGGCCGGTCGGGCCGCTTTGCAATGAGCACCGATACGCACCACCGGGAGTGGCTGGGGAGGTGACGCGGCGATGAGCCGGGGTCTGGGGACCGGGCGGCTGTTCCGCCGGCAGTTCCTCGCCGATCGCGCGGCGGCGCTGGTCGTCGTCGTGGTGGTGTTCGTGCTGGCGCTGGTCGCGGCCGCGCTGCCGCGGCTGGCCGAGCAGGTGTTCACCGACGACCTTCGCTCGGAGATGGCCGGAACACGGCCGGCGCTGCGCGATGTGACGTCGGTGGTCGCCGCGCCGCCGCCCATGGGCGAGGACGGTGACCTCTGGGGGCCGCTCGACCAATCGATCGCCGCCGTCCGCGACGGCGCCCCTGAGGCCGTTCGTGCCGCGACCGGACCCGGCCGCTTCGTCGTGACCGCGCCGATCTGGCGGGCTGAGGTGCGCGCGTTCGACAGCGTCACCAACCTGTTGCCGACCGCCGACCCGTACTGGGCCGAGACCGTCCGCGTGGTCGAGGGCGAGGCGCCGGCGCCGGTCACCGGACCGGTCACGCCGGGTGAGCCGCTCGTCGTCGACGTCATGCTGTCACGGGCGTCGGCCGAGGAGATCGGCTGGACGGTCGGCAGCGTCACGCAGGCGTTCCAGCCGGTCAACATGCAGGAGATGACCTATCGGCTGTCCGGCGTGTACGAGCCGCTGGACGCCGGCGCGCCCGCGTGGGCGCACCACCGCGCCGCGCAGACGCCGGAGGTCTTCGACGACTGGGACCGCGGCCGGGCGCTGACCGTCGCCGCGTATGTCGACCCGCAGTCGTGGGCGGCTCTTGTGCCCAAGCTCGGGTCCCCGATGGAGACGCGGCTCTGGTATCCGGTGGACGTCTCGTCCGCGCGGGCGGACTTCACCGTGCCGCTGCGCGACGCGCTGAGCCGCTTCATCGCCGCGGCACCGCCTGTCGATGCGGGGACGAACGTCTACGGCCTGCCGTTCGCGCCCATCCTCACCACCGGCTCGGTCGACGTCCTGGACCGGGTGGCCGCGCGGCACGACAGCTCCCAGGCGGTGGTGGCGATCGTCGCGGCCGGGCCGCTCGGGGTCGCGTTGGCGGTGCTGGCGCTGGCCGCCCGCCTGATGGTGGAGCGGCGCCGGTCCGCGCTCGCGCTGATCGGCGCGCGCGGGGCGTCGCCGCTGCAGCTGCGGCTGCTGATGGTCACCGAAGGGCTGCTGCTGGGGCTGCCAGCCGCCGCGTTGGCCGCCGCGCTCGCCGGCGCCCTCGTCGACGGCGTCGGCGGGTCTGCCGGGCTGGCGTTGCCGCTGGTCGTGGGCCTGGCGCCGGCCGTGCTGCTGCCGCTGGCGGCGCGCCCGAAGGGGCTGCGCGCCGTCCGCCGCGATCTCGGGCTGGTCCGGCCGTCGCGGGCCCGCAAGCTGGTCGAGGGGCTGGCCGTCGGCGCGGCTGCCGCGGCCGCCTTCGCGCTCAACGCCCGCGGGTTGGACGCCGGCGCCGGCATCGACCCGCTCACCGCCGCGACGCCGCTGCTGCTCGCGCTGGCGGTCAGTGTGCTGGTCATGCGGCTGTATCCGCGGCCGATGGCGACGCTGGGCCGGGTGCTCGGCGGCCGCCGCGGCACCGTCGCCTATCTGGGCGCCGCGCGGGCCGTCCGCGATCCGGTCGCCGGGTTCGTCCCGATGCTCGCGCTGGTCGTCGGCATGTCGATCGCCGCGTTCTCGATCGTCGTCTGGTCCACCACCGAGCGGGGCATCGAGCAGACCGCATGGCAGGACGTCGGCGCGGACGCTCGCGTGACCGGCGCGCCGCTCACCGAGGACGAGCTGGCCGCTGTCGCGGGCGTGCCGGGCGTCGACGCCGTCGTCCCCGTCGTGACCACCGGGCCGACGCTGTTCAAGGTCGGTGCCATCGACAACCGCGTCCCCCTCTACGTCGTCGATGTCGCCGCCCTCAACGCGCTGCGCGCTTCCGGGCAGGGGCTGGACCCGCTGCCGTCCGGGCTGACCGAGCCCGGGCCGGACGGCGCGATCCCGCTGCTGGTCGCCGACGGCGTCGTCGACGAGGGCGCCGCCGGCATTCTGACGCTGAGTGAGCGGCTGGACGCCGTCGTCGCCAGGACGTCCGATGCGATCCCCGGTCTGACGACGGGCAGCCAGTGGATGCTGGCCGATCGCGGTGTCCTCGAGGAGGCCGGCGTGGCGATCATCCCGCCGCGGGTCACCCTGGTCGACCTCGGCTCCGGCGGGTCCGCGTCCGCCGTCGCCGCCGAAATGGGGGACCGGACGGTGATCACGCCGGCGTCGGCGGTCGCGGACCTGCGCGGCCCGGTGACAGACGGCACCGCGCGGGCCATCGTCGGGGCCATCGCGCTCACCGGGCTGTTGTGCGCGGCCGCCGTCGTGCTCACCATGGTCGTGGGCGCGCCGTCGCGCGGGCGGTTGCTGTCACAGCTGCGCACGCTCGGGCTGTCCAGCCGGCAGGGCGAGGGCCTGGTCGTCTGGGAGGCCGCGCCGGTGGCGGCGGTGTCGCTGGTCACCGGGCTGGTGCTGGGCGTGGCGCTGCCATGGGCGGTGCTCTCGGGCGTCGACCTGCGCTCGCTCACCGGCGGCGGCGAGCAACCGGCGGTGCACCTGCCGCTCGGCCTGCTCGGCGTGGTGACGCTGGGCTTCGTGCTGGTGGTCGGCGTGGCGGTGGTGGTGTCGGTGCTGACGGGACGGCGGCTGGCGCCGGCGGGGATCCTACGGATAGGTGACGAGACGTGACGGAGCTGCTGGCGGCCGAGCGCCGCGACATCGTGTGCGAGGACCTCGTGCGCATCTACACCGCCGAGGGCGTCGAGGTGCAGGCCCTGCAGGGGCTCAACCTGCGCGTCGACGCGGGCGAGGTGGTCGCCGTCGTCGGAGCCTCCGGGTCGGGCAAGTCGACGCTGCTGAACATCCTGTCCGGGCTGGACACGCCGACGGCGGGCCTGGCCAAGGTCGCGGGGCTGGACATGCTGACGATGAAGGGGCGCGAGCGGGTCCGCTACCAGCGGCACACCGTCGGGTTCGTGTGGCAGCAGACGTCGCGCAACCTGCTGCCGTACCTCACCGCGGCCGAGAACGTCGCCGTCCCGGCCGCCATCGCCGGGCGCCGGTCCCGCTCGGCCCGGGTCGAGCTGCTGCTCGAGGCGATGGGCGTCGCGCACTGCCGCGACCGCCGTCCCGCCGAGCTGTCCGGCGGCGAGCAGCAGCGTGTCGCCATCGCCGTCGCGCTGGTCAACGAGCCGCGGGTGCTGCTGGCCGACGAGCCCACCGGCGAGCTGGACGAGGCCACGTCGGCCGACGTGTTCGAGGCGATCCGGCACGCGAACACCGAGTTCGGCGTGACGGTGCTGGTGGTGACGCACGACCAGGCCGTCGCCGGGCACGTCGGGCGGACGGTGCAGATCCGCGACGGCCGCACGGCCACAGAGATCCTGCGCCGTACCGAGCTGGACGAGCACGGCCAGGAACGGCACATCGCCGAGGAGTTCGCCGTGCTCGACCGCGCCGGCCGGCTGCAGCTGCCCGACGACTTCGTCGGCGCGCTGCGGCTGGAGGACCGCGTCCGGCTGGCGCTGGAACCGGACCACATCGGGGTGTGGCCGGACGAGAAGGAACGCCGTGGAGAAGGGGTCGCCGGTGAGTGAGAACCACGCCGTCCGCGCCGTCGCCGTCAGCCGGGTCTTCGGCAGCGGCGCCCGCGAGGTGCACGCCGTCAACGCCGTCGACCTCGAGGCGCACCCCGGCGAGCTGCTGGTCGTCAAGGGTCCGTCCGGGTCCGGGAAGACGACGCTGCTCAACCTGCTCGGCGCGCTGGACCGGCCCACCAGCGGCCACGTGTACCTCGGCGACCTCGAGGTGTCCGCGATGGGTGAGAAGGAGCTCGTCCCCGTCCGCCGGCACCAGATCGGCTACGTGTTCCAGTCGTTCGGGCTGATCCCGATCCTCACCGCCGCCGAGAACGTCGAGATCCCGCTGCGGCTGCAGGAGCTCGACCCGGTCGCGCGGGCGGCCCGGGTGGTGGAGCTGCTGGCGCTGGTCGGGCTGGACGGCCACGCCGAGCAGCGTCCGTACGAGCTGTCCGGCGGGCAGCAGCAGCGTGTCGGCATCGCGCGGGCGCTGGCGGGCGACCCGGACGTGCTGATCGCCGACGAGCCGACGGCGCAGCTGGACACCCGCACCGGCGCCTCGGTGATGGCGCTGATCCACGACCTCGTGCGGCGGCGCGGCATGACGGCCGTCGTCGCCACCCACGACCCCGCCCTGATGGAGCAGGCCGACCGCACCCTCGAGCTGCGCGACGGCCGGGTGGTGGACGCGGCGGCCGCGGCCTGACGCCGTCAGAGCCGTCGCGTCCCGACCACGGCGGCGGTGCCGCCGACCCGCAGGGCGCCGTCCGGGCGCACCGCCGCGGTGACGGTGGACGGCGCGCCCAGCGCGTCGCCGAGGTCGGCCGTCACCCGACGGCCCAGGTGGGCGGCGAGACAGGCGGTGCTGTTGGCGTTCGCGACGTCCTCGGGCACGCCGATCGACGGGGCGAACATGCGGGCGGCGACCCGGCCGCCGTCATCAGGCGCCGAGTGGACGTAGCAGCCCAGCAGCCCGTGGTGGTCGCAGGCGGCCCGGAGCCGGTCGAGGTCCGGAGCGAGCGCGGCGACGGCGGCGCGGGTGGTGAGCGGGACCAGCAGCCGCGGCCGCCCGGCCGACGCGACGACGGCGCCGTCCGTCAGCGTCCCCGGCGCGGCGCCGAGAGCGTCGGCGACGGCGTGGAGTTCGGCTGCGCCGGGGTCGCGCAACGTGACGCGGCCGGGGTCGAACTCGGCAGTGACCAGCGCACCGGTCCGGACCGCCCGGCCGGCGAACGTGCGTCCCGCCGCGGCGAGCGTGAGGTCCAGGTCGCCGCCGTCGCGGGCGGCGAGGAACGCGAGCGCGGCCAGCGTGCCGTGGCCACAGGCCGGCAGCTCGCCGGCCGAGGTGAAGAAGCGCAGCCGCACCGGGTCGCCCGCCGCGACGAAGACGGCGTGCGACGTGCCGGCCTGCACCGGGACACGGCGCCGGTCGGCGTCGGACAGCGGCGCGTCGTCCAGCACCGCCGTCGGGCTGCCACCGTCGCCGTCGCGCCGGCAGGCGGCGACGATGGTGGCGGCCGGCCCGCTAGACAGCGACCGGCTGGAAGATCGACTCGATGAGCGGGAGGTCGCCGTTGAACACCGCCGCCGAGCACTCGCGGCAGGCGAACTCGACGCCCATGCCGCCCGGGACCTTGTCGAACTCGGTCTCCGCGTCGCATTCGCCGCACCAGGCCGTGAGAGACCCGATGAGCAGTTCGGGCGCCGCGACGTTCAGGTTTCGTCTTGGCCTCATGATCTGAGGGTGACACGCGGCGCGAATGGGGCCCAGGAGGCGCGCCGGGGCCGTCACGAGCCACAATAGGCTTGGGCACGCAGCTGATGAAGGTGCCGGCGGACGGAGTGGAACATGCCTGTGCAAACGGTCTGGAAGGGTTCGATCTCGTTCGGACTGGTGTCGATCCCGGTCCGGCTGGTGTCGGCGACGCAGGAGAAGGACGTCAGCTTCCGGCAGGTGCATGCCGCCGACGGCGGGCGCATCCGGTACAAGCGGGTCTGCGAGGCGGGCGGACACGAGGTCGCCTACGCCGACATCGCCAAGGGCTACGAACTGCCCGGCGGCCAGTTGGTGGTGCTCACCGACGAAGACTTCGAGGACCTCCCCATCACGTCGTCGCGGTCGGTCGAGGTGCTCGGGTTCGTGCCGTTCTCGCAGATCGACCCCACGTCGCTGAACCGCGCCTACTACGCCGAGCCCACCGGCGACACCAAGCCGTACGCGCTGCTGCGCGACTCCCTCGAGCGCTCCGGCCGTGTCGGCGTCGTCAAGGTGGCGCTGCGCAACAAGGAGCGGCTGGCGGTGCTGCGCTCGTTCGAGGGCACGCTGATCGTGCAGACCATGCTGTGGCCCGACGAGATCCGCAAGCCCGAGTTCGACTTCCTCGGCGAGGACATCGAGGTCCGCAAGCAGGAGATGGCGATGGCCGAGTCCTACATCGACACCCTCTCCGGCGACTTCGACCCCGAGGAATACCACGACGACTACCGCGAGGCGCTGCTGAAGGTGGTCGAGGCCAAGGCCGAGGGCGCCGAGGTCATCGCCGCGCCTGAGGCCGAGCCCGCCGAGGGCAAGGTCGTCGACCTCATGGAGGCGCTGCGCCGCAGCGTCGAGGAGGCCAAGCAGAACCGCGCGGCGGGCAAGGCCGACGCCGAGGAAGCGCCGGCCCCGGCGAAGAAGACGGCGAAGAAGGCGGCCGCCAAGCGCAAGTCCGCCTGACGGCCGCCGGTGCGGGCGGGTTCAGCAGGAAGCGATCTTCTTGAAGCCGATCCAGAACTCGCCTCGGCTGTTGACGTTGGCGTTGGTCCCGAACGTCGTGGGTGTGTGCGCGCCGACGACGCGCCCGATGCGTCCCTGCGACGCCTTGTCGATGTCGACGTAGGGCCGGCCCCAGATGTTCTTGTTGAAGGTCGCGGAGGCATCGTTCGACCAGGCGCCCGCCGTGCCGCTGGTCCAGCAGGCCCGCCCGGTGGAGATCACGCGCAGGACGAGGTCGCCGTTGCCCTGCATGCGGACCAGGTAGTTGCCGTTGCAGATCGCCTTCCCGTTGCCGAGGGTCCCGGCGAACGAGGTGCCGACGCAGCCGGCCACCCGCGGAGAGGCGGCGGTGTCGGGCTGGGCCGTCGCCGGCGTGGCGCCGAAGTGCAGGAGCGCCAGGCCGAGCATGGCCGTGAGGAGTGCCGTGAGTCGGTGAGGACGTACCCGGGACATGTCGTTCCCCTTCCGGTGGGGGTCGAGGCGGCCGGTCGGCCGCCTCGGTCCAGGGAACGCCCCGCGATCTTCAGGATCTCTTCAGAACGGCGTCTGCGCCGCTCAGCGGCCGCGGGAGGTCAGCTCGAACAGGGTGGACGGGCCGATGCTGCGTCCGCCCGCCGCGCCGACCCGGGCGCGCAGCTCGCGGTCCGCCGTCACCGCGACGACGTGGTCGTCGGGGCGCGTGGCGACGGCGGAGGCGACGGTGGCCGCGATGGCGTCGTCGCCGCTGCCGGGCGCGTCGACGACCGTGACGCCGTCGAGCGAGGCGACGCCGCGGGCCCGTCCCTCGGCGACCAGCGTGACGCGCGGCCACCACTGGGCCGCCGGCAGCTCCAGCGCCGTCGCGGGCACCGGCGCCAGCAGGGTCAGCTCGTCGCGCAGCCGGGTCGTGGCGCCCACGCGGTCGCGCCACCAGCCGTCCGGCCGCGAGCCCACCACGTTGGCCGCGTCGACCACCAGCACGAGGTCTGACGGCGCCGCCGCACGGATGCGCGGCCACATCGCACCGAACGCCGGCAGCAGCGGCAGCGCCGCGACGTCGTCGAGCGGGATCCAGGTGATGTCGAGGCTCTCCGGGTCGGCCGCCCGCCCGTCCACCGGCCGCGACGCGCGGGCGACGATGGTCGTGTAGGACCAGGGGCCGTGGTCCTCGATCCAGGCGTGGCTGGGCCGGACGGCGTCGGGCGGCACGGCGGCCTCCTCGGCGGCCTCGCGCAGCGCCGCCTCCAGCGCCGTCTCGCCCGACGAGCGCGCGCCGCCCGGCACACCCCAGGTTCCGCCGTGGTGGCTCCAGTGCGCGCGGTGCTGCAGCAGCACGCCGCGCTCGTCGTCGACCAGCATCAGGCCGGCCGCGCCGTACCGGCCCCAGTGCCGTTGGCCGCAGGCGCAGTCGATCCAGCCGTCGCCGTCGTGCCGGTGGTGGACGAGGGTCAAGACGAGCTCCGCGCGCGGACGCGGGCCGGGATCACGTACCAGAACACGATGAACCAGAGTAGCGCCGCGCCGTCGATGGTGATCGCCAGCCAGCGCACCAGCACGACGTCCAGCGCCAGCAGCAGCCCGCCGCACACGGCCAGCATGAGCAGCGCCAGCCCGCCCGCGGTCATCCGCGACGCCAGCGGGATCATCCGGTCGCGCAGGCCCTGCCGGAACACGATGCGGTGGAACGAGACCGGCGCGATCAGCAGCGCCATCGACATCGCCGACAGCACGATCGTCACCGCGAACACGTCGTGGGTGAAGTCGTCGGCGTCGCGGAACGGCGAGGTGAACGCGATGGTCAGCAGGAACGCGAACAGGATCTGCACGCCGGTCTGCGCGATGCGCAGCTCCTGCAGCAGCTCGTTCCAATGCCGGTCGTAGCGCCCGGCCTGGTCCTCGTTGCGGGTGTACCGTGGCTCGTCCACCGCACCTCCTATCCGGCGGATCGTACCCAAACCCGCCCAAATGAGCTTGCCCGCCGTTCGCGCCGGTGGTCGGTAGAGTCCGACCGTGGCTCACAGCGCGGACCTCGCCGACTACGAGCGCCGGTTCCGGCGCAGTGGCCTGCCGTTGTTCATCGAGGACTACACCGCGAGCGAGGACATCTTCACCCGCGCGGCGCCGTGGCTGGCGCTGGTGTTCCTGGGCGAGATGCTCGGCGCGACCGAGCTGGAGTGGCCGTTCCTGCTCAACGTGGCCGCCGCGCTCGGCGGGCTGGCCATCCTGGTCGCCGCGTTCGGGGCGCTCAACCGCATTCGCGGCCGCCGCTTCCTGGAGCTGCCGCGTGAGGTCGGACGGCCCGAGCTGGCGGCGTTCGTGCTGGTGCCGGCGCTGTTGCCGGTGATCTTCTCCGGTCAGTGGCGGCAGTTCTTCGGCATCATCATCGGCAACTCGGTGTTCCTGCTGCTGGTGTACCTGGTGGTCGGGTACGGCCTGATCGCGACGGTGCTCTGGGCGCTCAGCCGCATGGCCGACGAGCTCGCGGCGTCGCTGGGGCGGCTGGTCCGGACGCTGCCGCTGCTGCTGATCTTCTCGCTCGTGCTGTTCGTCAACGCCGAGATGTGGCAGATGTTCGGGAACATGCCGCGGGCGTTCGCGCTGGTCGTGATGGGGTTCCTACTCGGCCTGGGCCTGGTGTTCTTCGCCGTCCGGGCGCCCGGCCTGGTGCGCCAGCTCGAGAGCGACCTCAACGGCGACTCCCGGCCGCTGACCCGCCGCCAGCGCATCAACGTCGGGCTGACGCTCGTGGTGAGCCAGATCCTGCAGGTCTCCGTCGTCAGCGCCGGCGTCGGCGCGTTCTTCGTCGCGTTCGGACTGTTCGCGGTGACGCCGGAGGTGGGTGAGGCGTGGGCCGGCACCACCGGCTCGTGGAGCCAGACGATCTCGCTGTTCGGCCACGAGACGCTGCTGTCGGAGACGCTGCTGCGGGTGGCCGGCGGGATGGCGGCGTTCACGGGCCTCTACTACGCCATCTCCATCCTCACCGACTCCACCTACCGCGACGAGTTCATGGCCGGCGTCACCACCGAGATGCGCGGCGTGTTCGAGGCCCGCACGCAGTACCTCGCCCTGCGCGACTGACGGCGCTCAGCCGAGCACGTACGGGTTGTCGAAGGCGTCGGGGTCGGGGTCGGCCGGCCGGACCTCGGTGGCCGACTCGCAGGCGTCGCCGACGGTGCACCGGACGAGCGCGGCGCTGGCGTCGTCGTGGGCCTCGATCACGACCGAGGTGGGCGACTCCCAGCGCAGCGCGTTGGCCGCCTGGAACGTGAACCGGCCCATCTCGGCGCCGGTACGGGCGTCGAGGATCACCACGTCGTCGGGCCGCTCGACGCTGTCCCACGTCTCGACCATGGCCAGGTACCGGCCGTCCGGCGAGAACTGGTGCAGGTAGCCGTCGGCCAGCCCCCACAGCGTCGTGCCGGTCGCGAGGTCGGTCACCTCGGCCGGTCCGGTGGTGCCCCCCAGGACGGCGAGCCCGCCGGGCGACACGGCACGGACGCCGAGGTCCTCACGGAGCAGTGCGACCTCGCCGCCGGGGGCCCAGGCGTAGGTGCCCCAGGACTCGTTCGCCGCCGCCTCCACGACCACCCTGCCGTCGTCCAGGAAGCCCTTCGGCCGGGCACCCGGGCTGGGCGCGTCGGGCAGCTCGCCCACCACCTCGCCGGTGACGGCGTCGTAGACCATGACGATGCTGGTGAGGCCGTCCTCGCGGGCCTGCTCGTCGGTGGCCCAGTCGTAGTCCGGCACGCCCCACGCGATCAGCTCGCCGCCGGGGGAGACCGCCGGCGTGGTGACCCGGCCGTCGGCCAGCACGACCTCGTCGCCGTCGTCGGAGACCAGGGTCAGCGTGGAGTCGCCGTTGGCGGAGGCTTCCGACCCCCACGTCCACACCACGTAGCCGTCGCTCACCCGCTGGATGACCGGCCGGTCGGCCCTCGCCTCCCAGGCGATGCCGGTCGGCGTCACCTGGGAGCCGACGTGCAGGGCGCCGTCGGCGTACCAGGGCACTTCCGGCGCCGGCCCGGTGGGGAGCGCGCCGAGATCGATCACGTCCGCGTCGCCGGTGCCGGCCGGTGGGGCGTCGGTGCGTGGCGCCGATGGACCGACCAGCGCGACCCCGGCCGCGGCGGCCGCCACCACGAGCGCCGCGCCGCCGCCGGCGACGAACCGGGCCCGGCGCCGGGCGCGCACGGCCCGGCGGATGGCGCCGTCGGCGAAACCGGGCGGCACCTCACGGACCGCGTCGTCGACGGCGGCGCGCAGCAGGTGTTCGACGTTCATCGTCAGGCTCCGTCCAGGGTCGGTTCGAGGGCGAGGGCGCGCAGCCGGGCGAGGGCCCGGTGCGCCTGGCTGCGCACCGTCCCGGTCGAGCAGCCGAGCAGGGCGGCGATCTCCCGCTCGGGCAGGTCCTCGTAGTAGCGCAGCACCAGCACGGCTCGCTGCCGCGGTGCGAGGCGCTGTAGCAGCCGCAGGACGTCCAGGCGGTCGCCGACGAGGTCGGCGGCGTCGGGCGCCGGTCCCTCCGGCACGTCGCCGACCGGGTCCTCGCGCAGCACCAGCCGCCGGCGCCACCGGGTGACCTGGTCGTTGTAGATGACCCGGCGCACGTACGCTTCGGGGTCGTCCACCTTGCGCCAGCGCCGGTACAGCTTGGCCAGCGCGCCCTGTACGAGGTCCTCGGCCATGTGCCGGTCGCCGCACAGGGCGTACGCGGTGCGCAGTAGCGCCAGCGACCGCCCGGTGACGAATCGCCGGAACTCCTCGTCGTCCTGCGGATCCACCCTGCCTCCAGTCATGCGCCGTCACATCCGAGGACGCACGAACGGGCCGGAACGCTGCATGGAGCGTGCGCGAAGGATGCGGCCTATGCAACGGGTTCGGCGGCCCGGCCCGTCTTCGGGGTGAGGCGGGCGGTGTGCCCGCACCGGCGACCGGAGGGCCCGCCATGCCTCGATCGATGCTGCCTGCCTGCGCACTGACACTGCTGGTCAGCGCGGTCGTGGGGTGCGCGGTGCCGGAGCCGGTCGCGGCACCTGCGTCGGGTCCGCGACGGCGACGGCGTGCTGGTGGTGGGCGACTCCATCGCCCGGGCGACGGTGGACGACCTGGCCGCGCGGGTGGGCGCGGCGTCCGGGCTGTCCGTGGCCGTCACCGCGCACGCGGGCCGGCCGACGGCGCCGGCGGTGGACTGGATCGTCGCGAACGCGGGGCTGATCCCGGACCGCGGCCTCGTCGTCGTCAGCGGGGCGAACGACGTGTTCGCGCCGCTGGGCTGGTGGCGGCAGGTGGAGCGGGTGCTGGACGCGGCGGACGGCCGCCCGGTCTACTGGCTCAC
This Jiangella alba DNA region includes the following protein-coding sequences:
- a CDS encoding SigE family RNA polymerase sigma factor, producing the protein MTGGRVDPQDDEEFRRFVTGRSLALLRTAYALCGDRHMAEDLVQGALAKLYRRWRKVDDPEAYVRRVIYNDQVTRWRRRLVLREDPVGDVPEGPAPDAADLVGDRLDVLRLLQRLAPRQRAVLVLRYYEDLPEREIAALLGCSTGTVRSQAHRALARLRALALEPTLDGA
- a CDS encoding GDSL-type esterase/lipase family protein, whose protein sequence is MLVVGDSIARATVDDLAARVGAASGLSVAVTAHAGRPTAPAVDWIVANAGLIPDRGLVVVSGANDVFAPLGWWRQVERVLDAADGRPVYWLTVHVDRWRGDATQRSADRAHSDWLNDQLRAVAERHPNLVVVDWAGALSDDWLSDGVHPSDAGVAAWCGLLERAMGL